AGTGTTACAGGCGGAGCAGGTGCCGAAGCGTATCCTGGACCAGAAGAAGATTTCCAAGCATGGCGTCGAGCATCAACGTGTGCTGGTGCAATGGGGGGAGCTCCCTGCGTCCTTGTCCACATGGGAGGATCTGGCTCAGCTGCGGCAGCAGTTCCCAACAACGCNNNNNNNNNNNNNNNNNNNNNNNNNNNNNNNNNNNNNNNNNNNNNNNNNNNNNNNNNNNNNNNNNNNNNNNNNNNNNNNNNNNNNNNNNNNNNNNNNNNNNNNNNNNNNNNNNNNNNNNNNNNNNNNNNNNNNNNNNNNNNNNNNNNNNNNNNNNNNNNNNNNNNNNNNNNNNNNNNNNNNNNNNNNNNNNNNNNNNNNNNNNNNNNNNNNNNNNNNNNNNNNNNNNNNNNNNNNNNNNNNNNNNNNNNNNNNNNNNGAGCTGGCATGCGTGCCGGTGAGGCGTGGTTATATGGCGTGGCCTGTATGCCGCAAGGGGATTATCAATTATTGTATCCAAACAGATCTAGAAGAGAAGCTGATCTTCTCCTTCCTTCGGCACCCTCTCCTTCCCTGATCCACCTActactccttctctcttcctcctagaTCCTGATCGGGTACGTTACAGACGCGCTGGCCATGGCTTCCCCTCGCCATCGCCAGGACGGAGACGGACCACACGACGGCGCGCCGACGTACGCCGGCATGGCGAAGCTGGTGCCGGCGCTCCCGCTCGAGACGCGGTGCCCGCCGTTCGCGCTGCGGCGCTACGGCGGCTTCTGGCTGCCGGAGGCGGCCCTGCGGCGCGGCCTCCCGGCGTTGCACGCCGGGTTCGCGCCCAGGCGCGCAGACGTGCTCCTCGCCAGCTACCCCAAGTCCGGCACCACCTGGCTCAAGGCCCTCGCCTTCGCCACCGTCCGCCGCGCCGTGCACCCGCCTTCTTCCATCGACCACCCGCTCCGCCGTCGCAACCCGCAGGACTGCGTCCCGTTCCTCGAGTTCGACTTCGACCACGGGGACATGGCCGAGCTCGAGGCGCTCCCTTCCCCGCGGGTGCTCGCCACGCACCTCCCCTACTCGCTCCTCCCCGACCGCGTCGTCGCCGACGACGGCGCGCGGATCGTGTACGTCTGCCGGGACCCCAAGGACGCGCTGGTCTCCTCGTGGCTCTTCACCAGGAAAGCGTCGCCGAGTGTCGGAGTGGACTCCGACTCCTACTCGCTGCAGGAGGCGGCCGAGCTTTTCCGCGAGGGCCGGTGCTTCTACGGCCCTCAGTGCCGGCACGTGCTCGAGTACTGGGACGCGAGCCGCCGTCCCTTCGGCGGCGGCGAGGTGCTGTTCCTGAGGTACGAGGAGATGCTGCGCGACCCGGCGGGGAGTCTGAAGACGATGGCGGAGTTCATGGGATGCGgcttctccgaggaggaggtggcgcGAGGGGTGGTGGACGAGATCGTGGACCTGTGCAGCCTGGAGAAGCTGAAGAACATGGAGGCCAACAGGGACGGGCGGCGGAACGCGTCGGGCATCAGGAGCGACTCTTTCTTCCGGAAGGGGGTCGCCGGGGACTGGAGCAGCCACATgtcgccggagatggggaagatgctgGACGAGGCCGTCGAGGAGGCACTCCAGGGGTCTGGGTTCAGCTTCTCTGGCTGAGCTCCGGCGAGCACTGGCCAGGGCGGTAGTGCGGGGCAAACAACAATGTCATTGCAAAGCACGGCTTGGAACACATGTTTTGTGGCGATCCATGGATTTAAGGCGCGAGTTTGATTCCAGTTTCTTGCTCGAAAGTTGATTGTCTTGTAAGTTCAAACAGTAGTTTGATAACTCATTCCAAATGTTTCTTTCCCAAAGTTCCGAATCATTCCAGTTCTACAATTTCAGTCCTCATTCAGTATCTTATTGGGAAAGTAGTGGTTGTACCCATGTTGGGTGCACCCAGGCTGCACCCCCTTATTCACACCGTTGAGTTGCTATGAGATTCGTGTCGTGGACCAGTCTATTTTGGTCGGATGCTAGGCGATTAGCATAGATCAGTAATTAGCACTGGTGTGGCAGACTAGCTATGCTATAGGTTTCAGGAATTCAGGCAGTAGGTTGATAGGTGCTAGTACGTTGCATGCATTGTTGTTGTCAGGCTCAGCTGCACCGCCTCCCACGTTTTTGTCTTGCAGCGTCTGGCGCCGCCTAGGAGAAGCGTGTCTCTCTCAGCTAAAAAGTTGTGGCACACATAGGCTACTGTGAGCGGTGAGCGACGAGCAGTAGGGGACAAGGCTCCCAACCATATGCAGAAATTTTTTAAGGCCTCCGATTGTTTATGTAAGGAGCTATGTGGACTCCCTATACCTCTCCTTTGAACAGCACTTTTGTGAAACATAGTACGCTCACAGAAGATCTCATTGTGTAGTAAAAAGTGAAAAGGCCTTTTGACTATCGCTCCTATTGCTTCAGATACACACGCAGTCTAGCGATCGAGCCACCCCTTCATATTCATGCGCTTGTCCTCTCTCACTGCTCAACAGTTTCAAAAGATGTGACGTGGCAAATACACAAGGTTAGGAAATTTTtttgttgtactccctccatcttaCAATAGTAAGAATATTTTTCAAGCTATGTTAGCTTAAAAACTAATTTATATTATACAATGGAGGAAGTAATTTACAACTATCTATTGGTACTATATGAATAAAATTAGGCTGGCATTTTGCAAACGTAGCACCAGAAAAAAAATTCAATTATTGTTTGTTTAAATGTTGACTTGCAATCTAAATTCATATAAAATCTAACTTCTGACAAGGCAAAGCAGAGAGCCGTCGCCACGAGGCTTGAGACCTAGCTTACCACTAGTACTATATAGTCTCACATTTTTTCGGAAAATGCTATACACTCTCTACATTCCAATAAACAAGACGAGTACACTTTTCTAAATTCTATTTTGACAATAATTATATCAATAATATATATTTTATGacttaaaaattatatcattgaaaatttCTTTCGAATATAAATTCAAGGGTATAACTTTTATCACATATAACATGTATTTGGTCATTCTATTTTTTTTGTCAAAAGGGAGCGAGTATACCTCTTTTAACCGCACGAGATTAGATCACTGTTGTAAATCCCAAAGTTTATAATATCTCTCGATATAAAATCTTGTGTCATGTTATGGTGATTTGATCTTCTTTTGTTTTTTCATTGCTTGTCGTATCTCTGATATTAAATACGAAAAATGGTCACCGCAGATTGACGATATGCCCCCGCAGGTGTTCCAGGTATGACATGCATCCGCAGATGTTTCTAGGTACAACATGCCCCCGCAGGTGTTCCTGGTACAATATGATGAGAATGCACCAGTAGATATTTCGTATACAAATTTGGTTGTGCCATGCGCGGAACAACCCTCACAGTAGCGTGGTGCCCCGTCCAAGGTGCAGCATGCCCCTGCAGGTATTCCAGGTATAACATGCGCCCGCAGGTGTTCCAGGTACAACATGATGGGAATGCACCAGTAGATGTTCCGAGAACTAATTTGGTTGTGTTGTGCCCGGAACAGCCCTCACAGTAGTGTCCGACAATCATCCCAGGTACAACATGCCCTTGCAGGTGTTCTAGGTACAACAAGCGCCCGCAGGTGTTCCAGGTACACCATGATGAGAATGCACCCGTAGATGTTTCGGGTACAAGTGTGTTTGTGTCGTGCCCAGAACAACCCTCACAGTAGCGTGCACCCCATCCCAGGTACAACATGCCCCTGCAGGTGTTATAGGTACAACGTGCCGCCACAGGTGTTCCAGGTACAACATCTACTATATAGTCACGAGGCTTGAGACTAGTGGAGCGGTACAGATCAGTTTCGACCTACCTCACCACTACTATATAGTTTCACATTTTTTCCGGGAAATGCTATACACTCCCTCCATTCCAATAAACAAGGCGCACACACTTTTCTAAATTCTATTTTGACCATAAATTATATCAATAATATATATTTTTGTGACTTACAAATTATATCTTTGAAAAGTTCTTTCGAATATGAATTCAACGGTATAACTTTTATCACATATAACATTTATTTGGTTGGTCTACTTTTTTGTCGAAAGGGAGCGAGTATACCTCTTTTAAGTCACCGCACGGGATTCGATCAATGTTGTAAATCCCAAAGTTTATAATATCTCCCGATATAAAATCTTGTGTCATGTTGTGGTGATTTGATCTTCATTTTTTTTATTGATTGCCGTATCTCCGATATTAAATACGAAAAACGGTCACCATAGATTCACAATATGCCCCCGTAGGTGTTCCAGGTACAATATGCCTCCGCAGATGTTTCTAGGTACAACATGCCCCCGTAGGTGTTCCTGGTACAATCTGATGAGAATGACCAGTAGATATTTCGGATACAAATTTAGTTGTGCCATGCGTAGAAGAACCCTCACAGTAGCGTGGCGCCCCATCCCAGGTACAACATACCCCTGCATGTGTTCCATGAGAATACACCAGTAGATGTTCCGGGTACAAATTTGGTTGTGTCGTGCCCGGAACAGCCCTCACAGTAGCGTGGACACTCGTCCCAGGTACAGCATGCCCTTGCTGGTGTTCCAGGTACAAGAAGCGCCCGCAGGTGTTCCAGGTACACCATGATGAGAATGCACCTGTAGATGTTCCGGGTACAAGTGTGGTTATGCCGTGCCCGGAACAGCCCACAGTAGCGTGGCAGCCCGTCCCATGTACAACATGCACTTGTAGGTGTTCCATGTACATGATGCCCCCGCAAGTGTTCGAGGTACAACATGATGAGAGTGCACTAGTATATGTTCCGGGTACATGTGTGGCTGTGTCATGTCCGGAACAGCCCTTATAGTAGCCTGGCAGCCCGTCCCAGGTACAACATGCCCCCGCAGGTGTTCCAGGTACAACATGATGAGAATGCACCCGTAGATGTTCCGGGTACAAGTGTGTTTCTGTCGTGCCCAGAACAACCCTCACAGTAGCGTGCACCCCGTCCCAGGTACAACATGCCAAAATTTATGTACTAGTGCACTCCGTAGGTGTTCCAGGTACAATATGCCTCCGCAGATGTTTCCAGGTACAACATGCCCCCGTAGGTGTTCCTGGTACAATCTGATGAGAATGACCAATAGATATTTCGGATACAAATTTAGTTGTGCCATGCGCAGAAGAACCCTCACAATAGCGTGGCGCCCCGTCCCAGGTACAACATACCCCTGCATGTGTTCCATGAGAATACACCAGTAGATGTTCCGGGTACAAATTTGGTTGTGTCGTGCCCGGAACAGCCCTCACAGTAGCATGGACACTCGTCCCAGGTACAGCATGCCCTTGCAGGTGTTCCAGGTACAAGAAGCGCCCGCAGGTGTTCCAGGTACACCATGATGAGAATGCACCTGTAGATGTTCCGGGTACAAGTGTGATTATGCCGTGCCCGGAACAGCCCACAGTAGCGTGGCAGCCCGTCCCATGTACAACATGCACTTGTAGGTGTTCCATGTACATGATGCCCCCGCAAGTGTTCGAGGTACAACATGATGAGAGTGCACTAGTATATGTTCCAGGTACATGTGTGGCTGTGTCATGCCCGGAACAGCCCTTATAGTAGCGTGGCAGCCCGTCCCAGGTACAACATGCCCCCGCAGGTGTTCCAGGTACAACATGATGAGAATGCACCCGTAGATGTTCCAGGTACAAGTGTGTTTGTGTCGTGCCCAGAACAACCCTCACAGTAGCGTGCACCCCGTCCCAGGTACAACATGCCCCTGCATGTGTTATAGGTACAACGTGCCGTCGCAAGTGTTCAAGGTACAACGTCTACTATATAGTCACGAGGCTTGAGACTACTGGAGCGGTACGGATCAGTTTCGACCTAGCCCACTACTACTATATAGTCCCACATTTTTCCGGGAAATGCTATACACTCCCTTCATTCCAATAAACAAGGCACGCACACTTTTCTAAATTCTATTTCGACCATAAATTATATCAATAATATATATTTTTGTGACTTAAAATTTATATTATTGAAAAGTTCTTTCGAATATGAATTCAACGGTATAACTTTTTATCACATATAACATGTATTTGGTTGTTTTTTTTTATCAAAGTGGAATTTTAAAAAGCCTCCACGCCTTATTCATGAAAGGAAGCATGTATACCTCTTTTAAGTCACAACACGGGATTAGATCATTGTTATAAATCCCCCGCAGGTGTTCCAGGTACAACATGATGAGAGTGCACTACTATATGTTCCCAATACAAGTGTGCTTGTGCCAAGCCGGAACAACCCTCTTAATAGCGTGGTCACCCGTCCTAGGTACAGCATGCCCCCGCAGGTGTTCCAGGTACAACTAGCGCCCGCAGGTGTTCCAGGTACACCATGAGTAGAATGCACCCGTAGATGTTCCGGGTACAAGTTTGATTGTGCCGTGCCCGGAACAGCCCTCTCAGTAGCGTGGCGGCCCGTCCCATGTACAACATGCCCTTGTAGATGTTCCAGGTACAACATGCCCCCACAGGTGTTTGAGATACAACATGATGAGACACTGATGTCCAGCGTCTTTGAGGATACGTGACCGTTCTACGTTTTCATGCCTTCGTGTAAATAAATGCGTCTAGAGAGCAAACTGTGGCAGAAGTAATATAATGTGAGAAATTAGCCATTGATCCAAACtgggttcactagtagaaaacagggctttcgtttgggcctggccagcccattagtcccggttctgcacgaATCGGGACCCATGgggtccattagtcccggtttgtgagctcagggggccggccggggcctcgttggcattggtcccagttcgtttCGACCCATTTGTCCTgattctaggcacgaaccgggaccaatgggcctcgctcctggcccacagccattggtcccggttcgtggctcgaaccggggcagaagggggagctttagtcccggttctagccacgaa
This window of the Triticum aestivum cultivar Chinese Spring chromosome 5D, IWGSC CS RefSeq v2.1, whole genome shotgun sequence genome carries:
- the LOC123122564 gene encoding cytosolic sulfotransferase 12 encodes the protein MEEQLAALIQSVNEGRAASDAKLEAIQQSIKLWRPAVSNPQHQLDELRSQVGKIALHPALADPDTTAASSSAARRAAPQPSAGIGHHGPAGHGEIHDSGGSVHGVVTTLEPPPVTDALAMASPRHRQDGDGPHDGAPTYAGMAKLVPALPLETRCPPFALRRYGGFWLPEAALRRGLPALHAGFAPRRADVLLASYPKSGTTWLKALAFATVRRAVHPPSSIDHPLRRRNPQDCVPFLEFDFDHGDMAELEALPSPRVLATHLPYSLLPDRVVADDGARIVYVCRDPKDALVSSWLFTRKASPSVGVDSDSYSLQEAAELFREGRCFYGPQCRHVLEYWDASRRPFGGGEVLFLRYEEMLRDPAGSLKTMAEFMGCGFSEEEVARGVVDEIVDLCSLEKLKNMEANRDGRRNASGIRSDSFFRKGVAGDWSSHMSPEMGKMLDEAVEEALQGSGFSFSG